TTGAACACATTGCACCACAGCTGCAGCCTTACCATATAAGAGTTGCACGGGTAATGAAAAGATGCATCTCAATACattattgagaaaaaaaaaacaaactgtgtttttttaatccatCTTCTAGTTTTTAAGCATGAGGTAAGACCTACAAAATATCTTGGCACAACAATGCACCCAAAATACATCCAACTGTTCAAATATTCAATGCAGACATGGTGTTAGGCCTAACAAAACAATGCCTCATGCTGCGCacagtttttctgctgttggtctgcagcaggagcatcaCTCCCCACTGATACCCCAAACCAGGACATGTTCTAGGCATCAGTGAGCATCGACCCATTTTTCAGCAGCACATGGGAAAATCTGTTTCAGGAAAATCAAAGTCCCTGAGTGACTGGTGCCAGGGCAGTTACTGGGCCTTGGCTTCTGCTGCCCTGATGCAGAGGACAGAAGGGATTTCATGGTCTGGCACTTGTTTGCCCAGTGATATGGAGTACACACCAAAACAGTTCGAGGGAGGGTGGATGGCCACTGGTGGGAtctgggagaggagatggagcCGGGAAactggggtgaggaggggaaTGGGGGCGGTGGAATCCCAGCCCGCATGGAGGTGAGGACCTCAGGTACGGGAAGGCAAGACACAGGGGAGCAGAAGGGACCCGGCTGTGGGGACTGGAGGGAGCCCAGTCTCAGGGAGAGCAGGACGGCGGGCGGGGGTTCTGTGGGGTCGTCCAGTCCGGGGAGCTGAGGGTCCCGACGTGCGCTCGCCCCTTGCCGTGCCGGTGCGGTGAgcggggagcggagccgggACATCCTCACGCCCAGTGCtcgcccccgccgccccgcgctGCGCCGGGCGGGGGTCGCAGCGGAGCAGGGGGCGGCGGTGcccgcggcgggcggcgggggcgggcggagGCGGGCGCCCCGCGGGCGGCGGGGCGAGGGAGGAGGAGCGGCGGCCGCCGGAGGATGGGAGCGAGCGGCGGAGCCGCGGAGCGGCGCGGGGGCAAGGCcgggagcgcggcggcggctgccGCGGCATCGCCCGCGTAGGGCGGCGCGGGAGCCGGGCGGCGCCGCGGCCATGGAGagggcgagcccggcggcgggcaAGCTGAACgccggcggccgcggggcgggcgatgggcacggccccgccggTGGTGCCCAgccgcgggcggcggcggcgggcagcgccgagccgggcgaGCTCATCGGACGGGCGCTGGATTTCAAGAGCGAAGGGGCGCAGTGCTACAAGGACAAGAAATTCCGGGAGGCCATCGGCAAGTACCACCGcgccctgctggagctgaaggcgctgctgctgctgctgagccaggagcCGGCCGGGCAGcgccctcccgccgccgccgccgcggcgggGCTGAGCGAGGAGCAGCGGCAGGCGGTGGAGGCCATCGAAGTCGACTGCTACAACAGCCTGGCAGGTCAGCGGGCccgcgggcggggggcggcgggtCCCCACCTGCGCCGCGCAcacctccctcccttctccgCAGAGCAGCGCtgccgccccgctccgctcgCCGCATCTCCTTCCCTTCCGCTGGCTTCCATTTTCGCGTTTGCGCTCCCGCTGGGCACAGCCGTGCTGCCCCGGGCAgcgctggggagggggcgcaCGGTCGCTCCTGGCGCTGGGGCTCGCCCGCGATCCCCAGCCGTTCCCCCGGGCGGCTCCGTCCGTCCCCGATGAATCCGTGCCCTCCTCCCCCGGGAGACAGGTGGCAGGGCGGCGGTGCGTGCGTGGGGCTCTCCGGCTGACAGAAATCGTGGCTCGTGAAATGGCCAAGATTGCCCGCTGCGCTGAGCCCTGAGCCCGAGATGTCCTTCAGTCCCTTCGCCACTGCTCCGGCTCTGGAGCCTGTAGTTAACGGTATTACAGAGAGACGGACTCCTACCACATTTGATGTAaggatggggaagggtttgggcgCGACTGTAATACATCCAAATAGTTCTGCCAAATATaacaagaatttttttgcttcttaGCACTTAAAGTTGAAAGCCAATACAATTCTGGCTTTTCGCTAGCTTCCAGTCATCACTGTGGTCAGTAGGCATTTGATCATGCCTCCCTTTGCTCCCTGCCATCTGTTTAGAAGTGCTGCGGAAAGATGGAGTGGAGTGGTGAGGGGTTTAACTACTTTGTAGTCTGATTCTGAAGTCCTTACAGAATCAGAACTCCTGTTGACTTCAAGAAGCTCTACCCAAACAAGTGCAGGATCAGATGTTATTTTTGGTCCCCAGCAGCACatgccatttttctttcaaagcctGAAAGCTTCCCTACAACAAAAACTTGTGCCTAGGTACATACAGGGAAGAGAGCATTCATAACTTGGACAAGATACACAAAATAGCAGCATTAACAAAGATCTGCTGTTCTCCAAGATGAAGGGTCACTCATCACCCTTTATTTccttggggtaaaaaatggTGCAAATCAGGACATTAGCTTTTGACTTTCGAGAGGGAGTTAGTTGGCTTTGTTTCCTGTTCTCTAGTGCTATAAAAGATGCAGTATAAAGTGAATGGTTTGAAACACCAAGCCAGCATCATCTCGTCATAATGTACGCCTGTGTCTTACATTCAACGTGCCTTTTGCGATGTAATGGGGAGCACAATTTAGCTCCTTTTCATCATGTTTCCAAATACTCTTCCTTC
This region of Catharus ustulatus isolate bCatUst1 chromosome 6, bCatUst1.pri.v2, whole genome shotgun sequence genomic DNA includes:
- the TTC9 gene encoding tetratricopeptide repeat protein 9A, coding for MERASPAAGKLNAGGRGAGDGHGPAGGAQPRAAAAGSAEPGELIGRALDFKSEGAQCYKDKKFREAIGKYHRALLELKALLLLLSQEPAGQRPPAAAAAAGLSEEQRQAVEAIEVDCYNSLAACLLQAELVNYERVKEYCLKVLQKEGENFKALYRSGVAFYHLGDFNKALYYLKEARSRQPTDTNVIRYIQLTEMKLSRCSQREKETL